In a single window of the Delftia tsuruhatensis genome:
- a CDS encoding glycerol-3-phosphate dehydrogenase/oxidase produces the protein MMQWPFGNERKERRDSAALTQTAPLQLQRADQLARLGDEAFDLLVIGGGITGVYAALDASLRGLRVALVEKDDFASGTSSKSSKMVHGGLRYIEQGNLALVRHSLLERQRLRRNARHLVQRLPFLFPVMERDGVFDARLAKAFGSLLWTYDLAGGWREGILHRKLGKAEVLSHCPSFREEQLLGGYMYFDARVDDARLTLAVARTAAFHGAAVLNHGQATAVTRNAHGRVDGAIVQADGREITVRARSVVMATGVWLRDWDGRKPGQEPRLHVRPAKGVHVAIPWLRIRNDCTVTIPVPGRSRRATITRWGDVSYLGTTDEDYAGGLDDVHCTRTELDFLLEGARSALKVDLSPEDVVGSIAGCRPLVGPPGGKTVEMKRNHEIHVAADGLVTIVGGKLTTSRHMAEQTVDAVEKLLGRRTRCTTTSAFVLGAAGYDAQAITATGGLSAHLGERYGTEARFVSDLLAARPELARPIVQGLPHTEAEVLYAVRHEMAASVDDVLSRRLRARLMARDASAHAAQRVGEILAEELGLPAALVAQQVHDYRRATTREKQILMGDIQC, from the coding sequence ATGATGCAATGGCCCTTTGGCAATGAACGCAAGGAACGCAGGGACAGCGCCGCACTGACCCAGACCGCGCCGCTGCAGCTGCAGCGCGCGGACCAGCTCGCGCGGCTGGGTGACGAGGCCTTCGACCTGCTGGTCATCGGCGGCGGCATCACCGGCGTCTATGCGGCGCTGGACGCCAGCCTGCGCGGCCTGCGCGTGGCCCTGGTGGAGAAGGACGACTTCGCCTCCGGCACCTCGTCCAAGTCCTCCAAGATGGTGCACGGCGGCCTGCGCTACATCGAGCAGGGCAACCTGGCCCTGGTGCGGCACTCGCTGCTGGAGCGCCAGCGACTGCGCCGCAATGCGCGCCACCTGGTGCAGCGCCTGCCCTTCCTGTTTCCCGTGATGGAGCGCGACGGCGTCTTCGACGCCCGCCTGGCCAAGGCCTTCGGCAGCCTGCTGTGGACCTATGACCTGGCCGGCGGCTGGCGCGAAGGCATCTTGCACCGCAAGCTGGGCAAGGCCGAGGTGCTGTCGCACTGCCCGAGCTTTCGCGAAGAGCAGCTGCTGGGCGGCTACATGTACTTCGACGCGCGCGTGGACGATGCGCGGCTCACGCTGGCCGTGGCGCGCACCGCGGCCTTCCACGGCGCGGCCGTGCTCAACCACGGCCAGGCCACCGCCGTCACGCGCAACGCCCACGGCCGCGTGGATGGCGCCATCGTCCAGGCCGATGGCCGCGAGATCACGGTGCGCGCGCGCAGCGTGGTCATGGCCACGGGCGTGTGGCTGCGCGACTGGGATGGCCGCAAGCCCGGCCAGGAGCCCCGGCTGCACGTGCGCCCCGCCAAGGGCGTGCACGTGGCCATCCCCTGGCTGCGCATACGCAACGACTGCACCGTCACCATTCCCGTGCCGGGCCGCAGCCGGCGGGCCACCATCACGCGCTGGGGCGATGTCTCCTACCTGGGCACCACCGACGAGGACTACGCGGGCGGCCTGGACGATGTGCACTGCACGCGCACCGAGCTGGACTTCCTGCTGGAAGGCGCACGCTCCGCACTCAAGGTGGACCTGTCGCCCGAGGATGTGGTCGGCTCCATCGCAGGCTGCCGCCCCCTGGTCGGCCCGCCCGGCGGCAAGACCGTGGAGATGAAGCGCAACCACGAGATCCATGTGGCGGCCGACGGCCTGGTCACCATCGTGGGCGGCAAGCTCACCACCTCGCGCCACATGGCCGAGCAGACCGTGGACGCCGTGGAAAAGCTGCTGGGCCGGCGCACGCGCTGCACCACCACCTCGGCCTTTGTGCTGGGCGCGGCCGGCTACGACGCCCAGGCCATCACGGCCACGGGCGGCCTGTCTGCCCACCTGGGCGAGCGCTACGGCACGGAGGCGCGCTTCGTCAGCGACCTGCTGGCCGCACGCCCCGAACTGGCCCGGCCCATCGTGCAGGGACTGCCCCATACCGAGGCCGAGGTCCTCTACGCCGTGCGCCACGAAATGGCGGCCAGCGTGGACGACGTGCTCTCGCGCCGCCTGCGCGCCCGCCTCATGGCGCGCGATGCCTCGGCCCACGCCGCGCAGCGCGTGGGCGAGATCCTGGCCGAAGAACTCGGACTGCCAGCGGCCCTGGTCGCGCAACAGGTCCACGACTACCGCCGCGCCACCACACGCGAAAAACAGATCTTGATGGGAGATATCCAATGCTGA
- a CDS encoding FAD-binding oxidoreductase, translating into MLSKDAIARGYNRRNYVVGAPTTPGWAAQAAPASEGPSSNLQHEPVTVPEAVLAALRAACDRVQTAHAEVVAGTRDWWARTMVAETSGHPATPQAVIAHVSTVEQVQAVMRIADQHAIPVTVSAGRSNVTGAALPLRGGIVLDLCELNRFIAMDETSQIVEVEAGMFGDVFEETIQGRHGMTMGHWPSSFGISTVGGWVACRGAGQLSTRYGKIEDMVHGMDVVLADGRLVTVGGYARAAIGPDLQQLFIGSEGTLGVIVRIRFKLHRLPDHGRAVAYGFASFAQGLEACRQILQQGANPAALRLYDALESGVQFGRGDLHVLLIADEGAPEIVDAVMAICERVCAPLGERLDGAATLERWLDTRYLTGKSAEGFKKGPGFVADTLEMCGPWKDLPAIYEEVVAALQAVPGTLAGSAHQSHAYVDGACLYFSLRGEVAVDQRAQWYRAAWDAANAVLLRHGATLSHHHGVGLLRAPYMRQALGTAFPLLEAAKRMLDPKNLLNPGKLGLEL; encoded by the coding sequence ATGCTGAGCAAAGACGCAATCGCCCGCGGCTACAACCGCCGCAACTACGTGGTGGGCGCCCCCACGACCCCAGGCTGGGCGGCGCAGGCCGCACCTGCATCCGAAGGTCCTTCCTCCAACCTGCAGCACGAACCCGTAACCGTGCCCGAGGCCGTGCTCGCGGCGCTGCGCGCCGCCTGCGACCGCGTGCAGACCGCGCACGCCGAGGTCGTGGCCGGCACGCGCGACTGGTGGGCACGCACCATGGTGGCCGAGACCTCGGGCCACCCGGCCACGCCGCAGGCCGTCATCGCCCATGTCTCCACCGTCGAGCAGGTGCAGGCCGTGATGCGCATTGCCGACCAGCACGCCATCCCCGTCACCGTCTCGGCCGGGCGCAGCAACGTCACGGGCGCGGCCCTGCCGCTGCGCGGCGGCATCGTGCTGGACCTGTGCGAACTCAACCGCTTCATCGCCATGGACGAGACAAGCCAGATCGTCGAAGTCGAGGCCGGCATGTTCGGCGACGTGTTCGAGGAAACCATACAGGGCCGCCACGGCATGACCATGGGCCACTGGCCCTCGTCCTTCGGCATCAGCACCGTGGGCGGATGGGTGGCCTGCCGGGGCGCGGGCCAGCTGTCCACGCGCTACGGCAAGATCGAGGACATGGTCCACGGCATGGACGTGGTGCTGGCCGATGGCCGCCTGGTCACCGTGGGCGGCTACGCGCGCGCGGCCATCGGCCCGGACCTGCAGCAGCTGTTCATCGGCTCGGAAGGCACGCTGGGCGTGATCGTGCGCATCCGCTTCAAGCTGCACCGCCTGCCCGACCACGGCCGCGCCGTCGCCTATGGCTTTGCCAGCTTTGCCCAGGGCCTGGAGGCCTGCCGCCAGATCCTGCAGCAAGGCGCCAACCCCGCCGCGCTGCGGCTGTACGACGCGCTGGAAAGCGGCGTGCAATTCGGCCGCGGCGACCTCCACGTGCTGCTGATCGCCGACGAAGGCGCGCCCGAGATCGTCGATGCCGTCATGGCCATCTGCGAACGTGTGTGCGCACCTTTGGGTGAACGACTGGACGGCGCCGCCACCCTGGAGCGCTGGCTGGACACGCGCTACCTGACCGGCAAGAGCGCCGAGGGTTTCAAGAAAGGCCCGGGCTTTGTCGCCGACACGCTGGAGATGTGCGGGCCCTGGAAAGACCTGCCGGCCATCTACGAGGAAGTGGTCGCCGCACTGCAGGCCGTGCCCGGCACGCTGGCCGGCTCTGCCCACCAGTCCCATGCCTATGTGGATGGCGCCTGCCTGTACTTTTCGCTGCGCGGCGAGGTGGCCGTGGACCAGCGCGCCCAGTGGTACCGCGCGGCCTGGGACGCGGCCAACGCCGTGCTGCTGCGCCACGGCGCCACGCTCAGCCACCACCACGGCGTGGGCCTGCTGCGCGCGCCCTACATGCGCCAGGCGCTGGGCACGGCTTTCCCCCTTCTGGAGGCGGCCAAGCGCATGCTGGACCCCAAGAACCTGCTCAACCCCGGCAAGCTGGGGCTGGAACTCTGA
- a CDS encoding glycerol-3-phosphate responsive antiterminator, producing MGRPDNSLGARLARRPVIATLYGAEQMDALLASQAEVAIVANIELRRLRSVISTITGAGKIAIVNIDSCDGISPDKGGVDYLVDLGASSLLSTRVATIQRANKAGLLTMQKVFVTDRSTWPRSIKAVEQSDPNLVQIMPAPMLAHITEAERRILPPLVASGFVCSQEQVQQALAGGAIAVSTSDSGLW from the coding sequence ATGGGCCGCCCGGACAACTCCCTGGGCGCGCGGCTGGCGCGCCGCCCCGTCATCGCCACCCTGTACGGGGCCGAGCAGATGGACGCGCTGCTGGCCAGCCAGGCCGAAGTCGCCATCGTCGCCAACATCGAACTGCGCCGCCTGCGCTCGGTGATCTCCACCATCACCGGGGCGGGCAAGATCGCCATCGTCAACATCGACAGCTGCGACGGCATCTCGCCCGACAAGGGCGGCGTGGACTACCTTGTGGACCTGGGCGCCAGCAGCCTGCTGTCCACGCGCGTGGCCACCATCCAGCGCGCCAACAAGGCCGGGCTGCTGACCATGCAAAAAGTCTTCGTCACCGACCGCTCCACCTGGCCGCGCAGCATCAAGGCCGTGGAGCAGAGCGACCCCAACCTCGTGCAGATCATGCCCGCCCCCATGCTGGCCCACATCACCGAAGCGGAGCGCCGCATCCTGCCGCCGCTCGTGGCCTCGGGCTTCGTGTGTTCGCAAGAGCAGGTGCAGCAGGCGCTGGCCGGGGGCGCGATTGCGGTGTCGACCAGCGACAGTGGGCTGTGGTGA
- a CDS encoding PDDEXK nuclease domain-containing protein: MTRKTPAAGDPAALPAGYAGIHGGIVELLDAARQAAARSVNALMTASYWEIGRRIVEAEQKGRRRAGYGEQLMERLSTDLSDRFGRGFGVNNLQSMRRFFLVYPQTGISQTPSGKLSLSELAQVFTLPWSAYVRLLSVKDDHARRFYEAEALRGGWSVRQLDRQIGSQFYERTALSRDKAAMLVKGSVPRPGDAVTPDDAIKDPYVLEFLDLKDEYSESDLEAALIQRLEDFLLELGEGFTFVGRQRRLRIDQNWYRVDLLLFHRKLRCLVIIDLKLGSLTHADVGQMHMYCNYAKEHWAYPDENPPVGLILCADKGHALARYALDGLPTKVMAANYRMVLPDAELLQKELESTRRMLESRRLLRTDAGQA; encoded by the coding sequence ATGACAAGGAAGACGCCTGCGGCGGGTGACCCTGCCGCCCTGCCGGCTGGCTATGCCGGTATCCATGGGGGCATCGTGGAGTTGCTGGACGCCGCGAGGCAAGCCGCGGCCCGCAGCGTCAATGCGTTGATGACCGCCAGCTATTGGGAGATTGGGCGCCGGATCGTCGAAGCCGAGCAGAAGGGGCGCAGACGCGCCGGCTATGGCGAGCAGTTGATGGAGAGGTTGTCCACCGATCTGAGCGACCGTTTCGGGCGCGGATTTGGCGTCAACAACCTGCAGAGCATGCGGCGCTTCTTCCTCGTATATCCACAGACTGGAATTTCCCAGACACCGTCTGGGAAATTGAGTTTGTCCGAACTGGCCCAGGTTTTCACGTTGCCATGGTCCGCCTATGTCCGGCTGCTGTCGGTCAAGGATGACCATGCCCGCCGGTTCTACGAGGCCGAGGCGTTGCGCGGTGGCTGGAGCGTGCGCCAGCTCGACCGGCAGATAGGCAGTCAGTTCTACGAGCGCACGGCCTTGTCCAGGGACAAGGCGGCCATGCTCGTCAAAGGGTCCGTGCCAAGGCCCGGGGATGCCGTGACCCCCGACGATGCGATCAAGGATCCGTATGTGCTGGAGTTCCTCGACCTCAAGGACGAGTATTCGGAGTCCGACCTAGAAGCGGCCCTGATACAGCGGCTGGAAGACTTCCTGCTGGAGCTTGGCGAAGGCTTCACCTTCGTCGGGCGGCAGCGTCGGCTGCGGATCGACCAGAACTGGTACCGCGTGGATCTTCTGCTCTTCCATCGCAAGCTGCGCTGCCTGGTCATCATCGACTTGAAGCTGGGCAGCCTGACCCATGCCGACGTGGGGCAGATGCACATGTACTGCAACTATGCCAAGGAGCATTGGGCCTACCCGGATGAGAACCCGCCCGTGGGTCTGATCCTGTGCGCCGACAAGGGCCATGCCCTGGCGCGGTATGCGCTGGATGGCTTGCCGACCAAGGTGATGGCGGCCAACTACCGGATGGTGCTGCCGGATGCCGAGTTGCTGCAAAAAGAGCTGGAGAGCACTCGACGCATGCTGGAGTCTCGGCGATTACTCCGCACTGATGCCGGCCAAGCATGA
- a CDS encoding AbrB family transcriptional regulator, whose protein sequence is MPERRPLFLLRIALTLLGAFAAAQLCLWLRTPLPWMLGPLIATSLASILGAPTASSGRLRNGGQWIIGASLGLYFTPAVVQLIAGLWWAIAVGIAWALLLGWGFGAWLYRVHAPRMPQIPAAEMRATTYFAGAIGAASEMTLLAERENARTDLVAASHSLRLVIVTVTIPFALQWSGMHGLEGLTPPSIRIVEWPGLALLAVLTGLGAWAMDRLKRANPWFLGALLVSMLLTMFGQELSAVPQVLVNAAQLVIGVSLGVRFRREFLHTAPRWLGSVAVGTVGLMVICAGFAWLLHLAVDLPWVTLLLGTSPGGIAEMAITAKVLQLGVPVVTAFQVCRLIAVLLLVAPMFRWLEARGRFGGRAVQ, encoded by the coding sequence ATGCCCGAGCGCCGCCCCCTTTTCCTGCTTCGCATCGCACTGACCCTGCTGGGCGCCTTCGCTGCCGCCCAGCTGTGCCTGTGGCTGCGCACGCCGCTGCCCTGGATGCTGGGGCCGCTGATCGCCACCTCGCTGGCCTCCATCCTGGGCGCGCCCACGGCCAGCTCGGGCCGGCTGCGCAACGGGGGGCAGTGGATCATCGGCGCCTCGCTGGGCCTGTATTTCACGCCGGCCGTGGTGCAGTTGATCGCGGGGCTGTGGTGGGCGATTGCCGTGGGCATCGCCTGGGCGCTGCTGCTGGGCTGGGGCTTCGGCGCCTGGCTGTACCGCGTGCATGCTCCACGCATGCCGCAGATTCCGGCCGCCGAGATGCGCGCCACCACCTACTTCGCGGGCGCCATCGGCGCGGCGTCCGAGATGACGCTGCTGGCCGAGCGCGAGAACGCGCGCACCGACCTGGTGGCGGCCAGCCACAGCCTGCGCCTGGTCATCGTCACGGTGACCATTCCGTTTGCGCTGCAGTGGAGCGGCATGCACGGGCTGGAGGGGCTGACGCCGCCCAGCATCCGCATCGTCGAATGGCCGGGGCTGGCGCTGCTGGCCGTGCTCACGGGCCTGGGCGCCTGGGCCATGGACCGGCTCAAGCGGGCCAACCCCTGGTTCCTGGGCGCGCTGCTGGTGTCCATGCTGCTGACCATGTTCGGGCAGGAGCTGTCGGCCGTGCCCCAGGTCCTGGTCAATGCTGCGCAGCTGGTGATCGGCGTCAGCCTGGGCGTGCGCTTTCGGCGCGAATTCCTGCACACGGCGCCGCGCTGGCTGGGCTCCGTCGCCGTGGGCACGGTGGGGCTGATGGTGATCTGCGCGGGCTTTGCCTGGCTGCTGCACCTGGCGGTGGACCTGCCCTGGGTCACGCTGCTGCTGGGCACCTCGCCGGGCGGCATTGCCGAGATGGCCATCACGGCCAAGGTGCTGCAGCTGGGCGTGCCCGTGGTCACGGCCTTCCAGGTCTGCCGACTGATCGCCGTGCTGCTGCTGGTGGCGCCCATGTTCCGGTGGCTGGAGGCGCGCGGGCGCTTCGGTGGCCGGGCCGTGCAGTAG
- a CDS encoding hemerythrin domain-containing protein — protein MNRHAAPRPRGLPLWNAPAVGFEKPFEMLEACHERVLRMLALLERLRVHLQTKGCDDSARQAARDILRYFDQAAPLHHEDEELHVFPPLLKQGDAQTVALVQRLQREHGLMSADWALARRPLLDMAEGRSQGFGAADEELFERFAACYASHVENEERLAYPQARGLLPEATQAAMGREMAVRRGADLSRR, from the coding sequence ATGAACCGCCATGCCGCCCCCCGTCCACGCGGCCTGCCGTTGTGGAACGCGCCGGCCGTGGGCTTCGAGAAGCCCTTCGAAATGCTCGAGGCCTGCCACGAGCGCGTGCTGCGCATGCTGGCGCTGCTGGAACGGCTGCGCGTGCATCTCCAGACCAAAGGTTGCGATGACAGCGCACGCCAGGCGGCGCGCGACATTCTGCGCTACTTCGACCAGGCGGCGCCGCTGCACCATGAGGACGAGGAGCTGCATGTCTTCCCGCCGCTGCTGAAACAGGGCGATGCGCAGACCGTGGCCCTGGTGCAGCGTCTGCAGCGCGAGCACGGCCTGATGAGCGCCGACTGGGCGCTGGCACGCCGGCCGCTGCTGGACATGGCCGAGGGGCGGTCCCAGGGCTTTGGCGCGGCTGACGAGGAGCTGTTCGAACGTTTCGCGGCCTGCTATGCCAGCCATGTCGAGAATGAAGAGCGGCTGGCCTACCCCCAGGCGCGCGGCCTGCTGCCGGAGGCAACGCAGGCGGCCATGGGCCGCGAGATGGCCGTGCGCCGGGGCGCGGACCTGTCACGGAGGTAG
- a CDS encoding thioesterase domain-containing protein: MNQDSEYLESVLHQDIPLTRSMGLRVLHWRDGQLCLQLPLQANVNHKHTMFGGSLYCGAVLAGWGWLHLRLREQGIADGHIVIHESQISYPLPVTGDALALCDAPPQAQWDRFLATYARHGRARLVLQARVVNAGAQADAVRFTGQYVLHR, from the coding sequence ATGAACCAGGACAGCGAGTATCTCGAATCCGTACTTCACCAGGACATCCCCCTGACCCGCAGCATGGGTCTCAGGGTGCTCCACTGGCGTGACGGCCAACTGTGTCTGCAGCTGCCGCTGCAGGCCAATGTCAACCACAAGCACACCATGTTCGGTGGCAGCCTGTACTGCGGCGCCGTGCTCGCGGGCTGGGGCTGGCTGCACCTGCGGCTGCGCGAGCAAGGCATTGCCGACGGGCACATCGTTATCCATGAATCCCAGATCAGCTATCCCCTGCCCGTGACGGGCGACGCCCTGGCCCTGTGCGATGCGCCCCCGCAGGCGCAGTGGGACCGTTTCCTGGCGACCTATGCGCGCCATGGCCGCGCCAGGCTGGTCCTGCAGGCGCGCGTGGTGAACGCAGGCGCGCAGGCGGACGCCGTCCGCTTCACGGGTCAGTACGTGCTGCACCGCTGA
- a CDS encoding adenosylcobalamin-dependent ribonucleoside-diphosphate reductase, with product MHRDNLGRAQDAADLQPISLDVLREKYLKDGETGVGQLYARVARALASVEPEARRAECEALFLANLQAGAIGAGRIMSAAGTDLQATLINCFVQPVGDCIQGVDDGGYPGIYEALREAAETMRRGGGVGYDFSRIRPRGAEVRATASLASGPCSYINVFDQSCATVESAGARRGAQMGVLRIDHPDVLEFITAKRTPGRWNNFNVSVGVSDAFMQAVAEDQPWHLVHRARPGAALLEQGAHQREDGQWVYQTVQARTLWDTIMRSAYDFAEPGILFLDHINEDNNLRYCEEIAATNPCGEQPLPPYGCCDLGPVILTRFVRHPFGFAGEPAFDFEAFERAVAVQVRALDNVLELTWWPLPQQREESEAKRRIGVGFTGMGNALAMLRLRYDAPEGRAMAARIAERMRDAAYGASVELAREKGAFPQFDADGYLAEGSFASRLPEALRQRIRQHGIRNSHLLSIAPTGTVSLAFADNASNGIEPPFSWTYKRKKRTADGGSAEYAVEDHAWRLYRSLGGDVQQLPDYFVSALQMPAAGHIAMMQAVQPFVDTAISKTVNVAADYPYEDFKDLYRQAWKAGLKGLATYRPNTILGAVLETHAPAPAEQQAAPAAVPGTAPDPLRSVIESRPQGALDAVAEKIEYWTQQGPKRLYLVVSFLPVVLPDGRKVDRAIEFFMPVGQSGESQQWVTSSMRLLSLAARGGFLERALSDMRKVAWDRGPVRLGTHQRDDGTRVPMWHDSEVAAIAYAVQNILARRGSGAPPAPSPLPEPEALATDPMVMAGRKCEECGAHAVIRKDGCEYCTACGNLGSCG from the coding sequence ATGCATCGCGACAACCTGGGCCGCGCACAGGACGCGGCGGATCTGCAGCCCATCAGCCTCGATGTGCTGCGCGAGAAATACCTCAAGGACGGCGAGACCGGCGTGGGCCAGCTCTACGCCCGCGTGGCCCGCGCCCTGGCCTCGGTCGAACCCGAGGCGCGGCGCGCCGAATGCGAGGCCCTGTTCCTGGCCAACCTGCAGGCCGGCGCCATCGGCGCCGGGCGCATCATGAGCGCGGCCGGCACCGACCTGCAGGCCACGCTGATCAACTGCTTCGTGCAGCCCGTGGGCGACTGCATCCAGGGCGTGGACGACGGCGGCTACCCCGGCATCTACGAGGCCCTGCGCGAGGCCGCCGAAACCATGCGCCGTGGCGGCGGCGTGGGCTACGACTTCTCGCGCATCCGCCCCCGGGGCGCCGAGGTGCGGGCCACCGCCTCGCTGGCCTCGGGCCCGTGCAGCTACATCAACGTCTTCGACCAGTCCTGCGCCACCGTGGAAAGCGCGGGTGCGCGGCGCGGCGCCCAGATGGGCGTACTGCGCATCGACCATCCCGACGTGCTCGAATTCATCACCGCCAAGCGCACGCCGGGCCGCTGGAACAACTTCAACGTCTCGGTCGGCGTCAGCGACGCCTTCATGCAGGCCGTGGCCGAAGACCAGCCCTGGCACCTGGTGCACCGCGCCCGCCCCGGCGCCGCCCTGCTGGAGCAGGGTGCCCACCAGCGCGAAGACGGCCAGTGGGTCTACCAGACCGTGCAGGCGCGCACGCTGTGGGACACCATCATGCGCTCGGCCTACGACTTCGCCGAGCCCGGCATCCTCTTCCTGGACCACATCAACGAGGACAACAACCTGCGCTACTGCGAGGAGATCGCGGCGACGAATCCTTGCGGCGAACAGCCGCTTCCGCCCTACGGCTGCTGCGACCTCGGCCCCGTCATCCTCACGCGCTTCGTGCGCCATCCGTTCGGTTTCGCGGGCGAGCCTGCGTTTGACTTCGAGGCCTTCGAGCGCGCCGTGGCCGTGCAGGTGCGTGCACTGGACAACGTGCTGGAGCTGACCTGGTGGCCGCTGCCGCAGCAGCGCGAGGAAAGCGAGGCCAAGCGGCGCATCGGCGTGGGCTTCACGGGCATGGGCAATGCGCTGGCCATGCTGCGCCTGCGCTACGACGCGCCCGAGGGCCGGGCCATGGCCGCGCGCATTGCCGAGCGCATGCGCGATGCGGCCTATGGCGCCTCGGTGGAGCTGGCGCGCGAGAAGGGGGCCTTCCCCCAATTCGACGCCGATGGCTACCTGGCCGAAGGCAGCTTCGCCAGCCGCCTGCCCGAAGCGCTGCGCCAGCGCATACGCCAGCACGGCATACGCAACAGTCACCTGCTGTCCATCGCGCCCACGGGCACGGTCAGCCTGGCCTTTGCCGACAACGCCTCCAACGGCATAGAGCCGCCGTTCTCCTGGACCTACAAGCGCAAGAAACGCACGGCCGATGGCGGCAGCGCCGAGTACGCGGTCGAAGACCATGCCTGGCGCCTGTACCGCTCGCTGGGCGGCGACGTGCAGCAACTGCCCGACTATTTCGTCAGCGCGCTGCAGATGCCTGCGGCCGGCCACATCGCCATGATGCAGGCCGTGCAGCCCTTCGTGGACACGGCGATCTCCAAGACCGTCAACGTGGCGGCCGACTATCCCTACGAGGACTTCAAGGACCTGTACCGCCAGGCCTGGAAGGCCGGCCTCAAGGGCCTGGCCACCTACCGGCCCAACACCATCCTGGGCGCGGTGCTCGAAACCCATGCGCCCGCGCCTGCCGAGCAGCAGGCCGCGCCTGCGGCAGTGCCGGGCACCGCGCCCGACCCGCTGCGCAGCGTGATCGAAAGCCGCCCGCAGGGCGCGCTGGACGCCGTGGCCGAGAAGATCGAGTACTGGACCCAGCAAGGCCCCAAGCGCCTGTACCTGGTCGTCTCCTTCCTGCCCGTGGTCCTGCCCGATGGCCGCAAGGTGGACCGCGCCATCGAATTTTTCATGCCCGTGGGCCAGAGCGGCGAATCCCAGCAATGGGTGACCTCCAGCATGCGCCTGCTGTCACTGGCCGCGCGCGGCGGCTTCCTGGAGCGCGCTCTGAGCGACATGCGCAAGGTGGCCTGGGACCGGGGCCCCGTGCGCCTGGGCACCCACCAGCGGGACGACGGCACGCGCGTGCCCATGTGGCACGACTCCGAGGTGGCCGCCATCGCCTATGCGGTGCAGAACATCCTGGCCCGGCGCGGCAGCGGCGCACCGCCCGCGCCATCGCCGCTGCCCGAGCCCGAAGCTCTGGCCACCGACCCCATGGTCATGGCCGGCCGCAAATGCGAGGAATGCGGCGCCCATGCCGTGATCCGCAAGGACGGCTGCGAGTACTGCACGGCCTGCGGGAACCTGGGGAGCTGTGGATGA
- a CDS encoding helix-turn-helix domain-containing protein: MPSRTPSTSALPQPCAPGWTRHALPAELGDCHCERFTLGDGIVLARSHYCPLRDLVEESVHADRSDQGRTLVITLGLAGDSGFVARSGATLRFGAGQTTLAAFRGSQGERHYAAGQPVRQLRLLLSGAALDRYLGAELSQRITQVDGVRQLDRRASLPGSLALVRRLMQPASAQPTDALDRHIAMLGLAALELRHLAPAPQRPEAPPRWSADDLARLERARELLTSHMDRDLTLAYLSAAVGLNEHRLKQGFRAVFGSTPQALLLELRMRRAWALLETGCQVAQAGWQVGYAHPSNFSAAFARFYGRSPKSVFGRRS; this comes from the coding sequence ATGCCTTCCCGCACCCCGTCCACCTCGGCCCTGCCACAGCCCTGCGCGCCGGGCTGGACGCGCCACGCCCTGCCGGCCGAGCTGGGCGACTGCCACTGCGAGCGCTTCACGCTGGGCGACGGCATCGTGCTGGCGCGCTCGCACTACTGCCCGCTGCGCGACCTGGTGGAGGAAAGCGTCCATGCCGACCGCTCGGACCAGGGCCGCACCCTGGTCATCACGCTGGGGCTGGCGGGGGATTCAGGGTTTGTGGCGCGCAGCGGCGCCACGCTGCGCTTCGGCGCGGGGCAGACCACGCTGGCGGCCTTTCGCGGCAGCCAGGGCGAACGCCACTACGCGGCCGGCCAGCCGGTGCGCCAGCTGCGCCTGCTGCTGTCGGGCGCGGCGCTGGACCGCTATCTGGGAGCCGAGCTGTCGCAGCGCATCACGCAGGTGGACGGCGTGCGCCAGCTGGACCGCCGTGCCTCGCTGCCCGGCAGCCTGGCCCTGGTGCGCCGGCTAATGCAGCCCGCCAGCGCCCAGCCCACCGATGCGCTGGACCGCCACATCGCCATGCTGGGCCTGGCCGCGCTGGAGCTGCGCCACCTGGCGCCCGCGCCACAGCGGCCCGAGGCGCCGCCGCGCTGGTCCGCCGACGACCTGGCCCGGCTGGAGCGGGCGCGCGAACTGCTGACCTCGCACATGGACCGCGACCTGACCCTGGCCTACCTGAGTGCCGCCGTGGGCCTGAACGAGCACCGCCTCAAGCAGGGCTTTCGCGCCGTCTTCGGCAGCACGCCCCAGGCCCTGCTGCTGGAGCTGCGCATGCGCCGCGCCTGGGCGCTGCTGGAGACCGGCTGCCAGGTGGCCCAGGCCGGCTGGCAGGTGGGCTATGCGCATCCGTCCAACTTCAGCGCGGCGTTTGCGCGGTTTTACGGACGCAGCCCCAAGTCGGTGTTCGGGCGCCGCTCCTGA